From one Xiphophorus hellerii strain 12219 chromosome 18, Xiphophorus_hellerii-4.1, whole genome shotgun sequence genomic stretch:
- the calm3a gene encoding calmodulin 3a (phosphorylase kinase, delta) translates to MADQLTEEQIAEFKEAFSLFDKDGDGTITTKELGTVMRSLGQNPTEAELQDMINEVDADGNGTIDFPEFLTMMARKMKDTDSEEEIREAFRVFDKDGNGYISAAELRHVMTNLGEKLTDEEVDEMIREADIDGDGQVNYEEFVQMMTAK, encoded by the exons AGTTCAAAGAGGCATTCTCACTGTTTGACAAGGACGGCGACGGTACGATCACTACCAAGGAGCTCGGCACGGTGATGCGCTCTCTGGGACAGAATCCCACCGAAGCTGAGCTGCAGGATATGATCAATGAGGTTGATGCTGACG GTAATGGAACGATTGACTTTCCCGAGTTCCTGACTATGATGGCCAGAAAAATGAAAGATACAGACAGTGAGGAGGAAATCAGGGAAGCCTTTAGGGTATTTGACAAG gaCGGTAACGGCTACATCAGCGCGGCGGAGCTACGGCACGTTATGACCAACCTGGGAGAAAAGCTCACAGACGAGGAAGTGGATGAGATGATCCGGGAGGCTGATATTGATGGTGATGGCCAGGTCAACTATGAGG AGTTTGTCCAGATGATGACCGCCAAGTGA